ATTAGGTCATTTGGGACGTTTATAGTCACTGCAATGTCAGTGTGAGCAAAGGCTTGCAAGATTTCTGGGTTGGCATCAAAGAGCCTCACGCGACGGATAAAGGTGGATTCAAGGAGAAACCGTGCCACTTGGACTGGCGGAGGAAGGTCGTCGGCCACTGTACCATAATTGACACCAATATTTCCTTCAACTCCTATTACAAAAGAGAAGTTTAAATTATGTACACTAACTATAAAACAAGTGTTATTGAAATAATGTGTCACTTGCTTACCTTGAAGGAAAATTGGTGCAAGAAGGACAAGCAATGCGCCAAGCGCACAAGACAGGGGTGTGTTGGAAACCTTCTCCATTACCGGCTTGGTCGTCACAGGTTGctgcaatttttttattttttttttgtgtctgcATGTCAGCAGCTTGGCTGAAGAAAGGCACCGGTATGGGATGCTTTCCTTCGAAAATAGGCCTTCCAGCTGAAGTTCTGGAGTGTCAAATTAGGCAAGGAATATTCATGGGCTGCCTCCGATTGGATTGGGATATTATCTTTACTTTTTGGGCAATATGGAATTAAGAAATATACTACTCCAAAACATTGTCATACTTGCCTATAAATTCTTTTATTCTTTTTTCAAGCCAAAAGAAAGTTGATAGAGAAAGGAAATGAGTTAATAGAGAACAAGGGAAATTAAACTACTTGGTTGTTTAAAACTTTAGGCAGGACATTTTGAACATACGAACTTGCCTAtcaatttatttttcttcttcttattacaTCAAGAAAAGAACAttgacagaaaaaaaaaaaaaagaaaaaaaaaaaaaaaaaaaaaaagagggagaaAAATCAGAATCGCGAGAAATGTCAAATTTAGGGTTCAGATCCATTCCAGTATTTCAAGTTCTCGAATTTCTCAATGACTGTCTGATTGAAACCACGAATACACCAAAAATTACCAGTCTTGATTGAAACCACTTATATTCAAAATTATTTTCACTTTTCCTTCTCCTCTATACTGAACAGTAAGGGAAAGAAGGGGCTTATACATTTTTGAGTTTGGACATGTCATATGCAGATACACCCATTTTGATAAACTTCACTAAAGAAATGGGAAGTGAGAATTTTGAGAAAAAGAAACGCTAAGCTGGGTAACTCCATCTCAAATTGTTTACGGTTCCAATTTAGGAGAGGTAACAGTTTCTAACTGAGAACAACACCCATCTATATTAGTGATTCGCTGGTACCTTTCGCTTAAACTATCCTGTCAGTAACTTTCAAAGTATAGCTTAGCATTTTCCCATTAGACATCATATCCCATAGTATCCCATTGGTCCAGTTCCCATTGCCTGATACATATTTTTTCCCACAACGACAAATCATAAATGGAGCAAATTACAGTATGATTTGATTCTAGAAAACCAAACATAAGTCCATCAGCTGAAAATTGATCCTTAATTAGACTATAAGGTATAAACAATGTAAGGTACAAGGAGAGTTGACTATTAGTTGCGGTTACCAGCATAACTCACTCACTCACTCACTTTGCTATACCAAAGTGACAGATATACAAGTAGTAGCTTACATTTAATAATTCCACGGAGCATGGAAGATGAATCAAGTACGAGAAAACCAGACAACAGCATAAGGTTATCGACATCCCAAGTTAACTCTCCCTTCTTCGTTAATAGTTTTATTCAAGCATATCTTCTGAAGATCAATGTAGCCAATGATTGTGTCCTCAAAATCTGCACCATCAAGTTGTGCATCATTAAAGGTAGATCCAGATAGTACAGTGTTCTTAAATGAAGCTCCCTGGAGGTTGGCTTTTGCAAAGTTCACTCGATCTAGAACAGCATTTGAAAAGTCTGTCCCTGTATGTAGCGAAGAGTCAGATTTCCAACATTGGGAAAGACGAAAGTATTCGAATATGTTATACAAGTATAGATAGCTTCAAGCATTCTTTAGCCCTTGCCAGCGAGACATAATAATTCAGAAGTTGATAAACTTTGTCCATGTCTACGGTTGAAAATCAGAAAAAGCCTTCAAAGGAAATACTATCATGATTTGCTAAAACATATTCGCTCTCCTATAAAGCTGCGTCAGCTTAACTTAAATTCAGACACAGAACATCCATCGCTGAATATCCTTCTCATCCATAGTGTTTTTGATATATTTGCAAGTAGTTTTAACGCGAAGAAAGTAAATTTTCATTAGTCAGTTGGTGTGCCAATAATAAGATCACAGATACTCAATTCTCATTTTCCATTTCATCTTTCTCAAACAGTGAATAGCTGAAAAGTACTCTATCAATGTGCAAGTTGCTGCATAATTCCTACTATTCCAACTGGCCATGACATTAGAGGCAAATTACAAATTGATGAACGATGCATAAGATATAATAAGCTGGTTAAAAGACCctcattaaaaatatatataagttTCCATTACCATGTATAGGAATGTTTAGACATATATGACTTCCAATAATTCAATCAGCTACACTCGATCATTTCTCCTAATTTCTTGCTTTTCTTTTTATTCTCAGCCTTTTGCTTCATGAGACGCCTCAAAAACACAAGGAGATAATCTTTTTTCGAAAGAAGTGTAATGCAAACTTACCCTTAAAACTAGCTCCAACAGCATAAGCTTTAGACATAATCACTTCAGTCATGTCTGCACCGTCAAATTTTGCATCAGACATGAGTGCTGCTGCAAGTGACTTCCCCTTGAGGTTAGTTTTCTCATTTGTGTAATCACAAAAACGCAGATCAAGTGGTTTATCATAAACACCATTGGCTTGACCTATTGTGTTACCAACAAAGGCCCGTTGACACCTATCTGGATCTGTTGACAATGGAGGCAATCTCTGCAAAATCAACTCACAATGTAAACAAATGACAATATTGCATCCTTGTATGAACGAACCAATGACAATTGATAGATTACTGTGTCAAAATCTACATAGGCTTATTCCTATCATTGGACCATGAGCTTCAAGATGTTTTCTTTCCTTTAATAAGACACTTGCAATTCCGCAAAGCATCATAGATTTAAAATGCCGTCCAACTCACACCTAGATTACCTAGCTTTCACCTGAACCATCTAGTTAATGATGATGTAAATTTGGTAACATGTTTTTTATCATAAACTAGTCAAACTTTGGCCTTGATCTTAATGACCCGTCAAAAGAACCGATCTCGGAGCTATATTGAGGCTATTGTGTGCCTGACCACACATTGTTTTTTACTGAGATATTACTTTTATATTGAAAACTAGTAACAACATATAAAGATGTTGACTGAGCACCCAATTTCAGAAAGTAGCAATTCTAGATTAAAGGTAGTTAGCACCAACGATTTAAAAATCCTAGATCCACCACAGAAAAGAATGGTAAAATCCAAATGCATAATTAAGGTTTTACGGAGTTCTTTTTCTATAACCGTGGTGTTCGGGCCAGCTTgcacctgctacctcccaccagcactaATACCGGGTAACTTTGTCCACCAAGAGTTGGACAGATAAGAAGAAATCACCTTGTATTTTTGCTTCCACTGGgaattgaacctgagacctcatggttctcctaCACCACACCCCTTTGGGTGCTAGTTAAGGAGTTAATTCTCTCGTTGATTGAGAAGATTTTGAATTTCTCATGCTACCTGGATTAGCCTACTTATAACAAACTGAAAGCTTTAATAGCAATAAGCTTTTACATCTCATACAATTCAACTTGGTACCAGAGATCTTGGTTTAAGTCATGTGCCTGTCGATCAACAAATTATTTCTACTCACCAATTAATAAAACTAATACTCTGATCCCTTTCTAATTTGTTTGACATGGGTTGACTCACCGTGaagttttaaaaataatttaatacttttaaaacttgtggtatGATATAAAAGCCGAAGCTTTAAAAttcattattttcaaatataaattgTGTCATTCTTTTCGGAATGGGCTAATAATCAGATTATAGATAAATCATTCAATACCGTTACCATAGAAAGTAGATAAAATAGTGCATATTCAGAGTCATCTGTTTGCCCAACCTGATTAGCAGCAATTACGGGAGAAACAGAAGTGAGTGCCCAAGCAGCAAGGAATCCACAAGCTACATTCCTAAGTTGCTTCAACTGACTTGAGCTTTCCTCACCGGCCTCCTTGATAGCTGCTCCCAGGTGCATCAAACGTTAATCAcatcgaaaaaaaaaaatgagaattcAGATGCCATTCAGCTTTAAACAGTATGAGATAATGAGAATATGACataatttgagaaaaaaaaaaaaaagaatcgctAGAATTGTACCTGAGCATTTAATTTGGATGGGTGAGTGAAGCTGTGGAGTAGTGAAGTGAGGACGATAAATTGGGGAACGAGGGAGAGCGTGAGATTTATATGCCAGGGGAATAGATATGGACGCCATTGTTTGTGAGTGTTATTGCCAGCGTTGGTCTCATATCATTCCTGATGAATCATGGACTTATCCATTCATATAACCCCATAACTGTAGATACATCTACATCCGACGTGGCATTTTGACGctgcttcttttcttttttttcccccttttctTGCCTTGCTTTGCTTTTTGGCCCCTTTCTTTTCTGTTATGTTATCTGTTACCTCTTACcattacttttttcttttttgacatTTAAATTTGAGTAAATGTCAGTTAACCTTCTTAATCTTTTGAGTTTGAATGGGCTAGTAAACCTCCTTGATAAATCAAtagtcaattttattttttttcttaagtGGGGTTAGGGgaaggggaaggggaagggaAATGGGAACGAGGAAGGGGATTACAAAATGAAAAATCAAATTTTCACTAGCAAGGTGAAAGTATATGTAACCAACCAATTGAGTAATTAAGATTCACCATCCATAGTCAAATTAAGTTAAATAATTGCATGTAATTTTGAAATGTTAAAAATAACTTTTAATTATGatcaattattatattttttaaaaatgaatATAATAACTAAAAGTGCCCAATATATTATATAAAAATGAGTAATTTCATTTAATTAGCTAAGAAAATTTTGAGGTAAAGAAATAATATGGCATGTATTCATCATTTTGCATGAAAATTTAAATCACTTAATTAACATTTTCAAGTGATTTCCAAACTTTTGAGTATAACATACGATTTTTTTTATCATTCGAAAAGTATTATATTTAATAACACTTTTATAGAATACtttattttttagtcttcaactAAATACCGAAAAACAATTCCACAGAAAGTATTATCTTAAAATTATTTGCTAATACTCAGCTCGATCAGCTGATCCATATATATTCAGAGAGACGCAACCGCCTGTCCTCGTTTGACCATTTTCACCTCGCTCcatttctctttctcttttcccCCAAAATCCCTCTTTTCTCCACTAGGGTTTCTTGTTCTCTTTGATCCATCAATCAATCATGTCATACGAGAAGCTGGACGGTTTAGCTCGGTGGTTCGGGACAAGCGTTGCATCGGCATTTTTCGCATCGTTGGAAAGATGTTCGTGTGTGAATCTCAATACCTCCGATACCGACGACGAAGTCGAAGAAGAAGAAGCCAAAGATCGGCCTCTGATGGTCTCAACTTTCCCTTCTCACCTCGATTCTTGTGCCGCCACCGCCACCAACAATAATCCTACCTCCGCTGATAACCTCCCCGTTTAATTCGGTAAAATTTCTTGTTTTTATCGTTCCATGTTTCAATTCTGTATTTCCAGTGTTATTTCCTAGTCTTATGACATCTGTAAGAACTATGACAATGGCAACTGTTATTGCTTTGAGTTGATTTGCTTTATGATGTAATGTTATTTCAGTTAGCTTGAACTATGAAAAATGAGTAAGCTGTCAATTGTATAAGCATTATCGTATTTTGGTATTCACTATCTATTTCTGCTCAGAAAACAAACTTAGGTTATCTTTGGATATAGTAtcggtgtatttttttttttcccactttATGTTAGCATAGTTGATTCTACATTACTTGGTAAAATTCCTTGTTTTTTTCCGATATACCTGTTTCAATTGTGTATTTCGAGTATTTGTTTGCTAGTGTTATGACATCTGTTGATGATAATAAGTAGGGAACTATGAGAATCAAACTTGTTATGTACTGATTGCTTTGCAGATGGTTTGGGTTTGACGATTTAATGTATTTTACTTGAATTAGCTTGAACTACTAAAAAAGAGTACACTGTCTATTGTATAAGCATTGTTGTATTTTGATATTGACTATTAATCTCTGGCCTTTCTGGTCGGAGAACAATTCAGCGTGTCTGTCTATGTGTGTCTATACATGCAATGTTACTAATTTGCCTTTAAGACTATTGAATATAGTATTGGTATTTTTGTCCGGTTTATGTTAGTTTAGGTAAGTTAAATCTGTTAATATTGGTTGTTTATTGCATGTTTCTTGTAAGTTCCAAAATCTTGATGGCGTAGAATTTTGCTGATCCCAAGTACTCTATCTCATCATTGCATGGAGGAATATAGAAAGCAAAGAGAAAAGGCAGGACCCAAAGAATTGTGTTTAATGCTTTAGCAGCTAGCTACGTGCGTGAGCGACGAGACTACTAAGCAACATCCTATCTTTGTTAACACTTTGTACCCTTGAAGCCCCATCCTCTACATTAGGGTATAGTTCTGTTACAGTAAGAGGCTAAGAGCTGTCGCTGGAATAACAACCAGTGCTACTTTCTTGACTGTTTGAGGAGAAGCCACTATTAAATATTCACTTAGATGCTCCTCTTTCATATGCAAGTTTAGGCTAACAACAGTTTTAAGCTTGCAATGTGAGTTGTTCGTTCTGCTAAATGGATGATATTTGGGTTTATAGAGTGTAGGAGACTGAAGATAATTAAAGTGCTCATCAAGTGCAGTAACTCTTCACGAATGGTAGATTTTCTCGTGAAGAAATAACTTGAAAAGGAAATGTCTGAAGTGGGAAAAAAGATTAAAGGTACgtgtttaaaaataaaaaaataaaagagctTTGATGGTTTTAAAGAGCAGCCAGTACATAAAGTATCCTGCGATAGAATGTTACAGGAAAGAGCCGCACCGCAAGGGGTTTTATTTAGACAGTCTACCCTAATGCAATCATTAGTGGCTGTGTCCACAGCTCGAACCCATGACCTATAACTTCATGGATGGAATTAAACTCAATAGCTGCTACACCTAGCTTTGATTGTGTCATCAAtgttttgattttctttattgctTCTTAGTTAAATGCCAAAATTGTTAAATGAAATGAGGATTTAAGACCAAAAGAGACAGGCTTGTGATTTTTGCTTTAACTTCCTGATTTAGAATTGAAGTTTTTGTTCTCAGGAGTTAACCATGATTTTTTTGTGTATGTAATATGCATCTCCTTGATGCCTTCCTAATACAACATCTTatttcatccaaaaaaaaaaaaaagagacaggCTTATGACTAAATAGAGTTTCGTCTATGGAGCTTAAAGCTTAATCCATGGCAGTAAGCAGTAAGTTGGCCTAGTCTCTCGCCCAGCCTTCACCTTCGCCTTCTTCAGAGTCCCTGATTAGCGGGTGAAGTTGCTTGCTGGGTGGTATATTCGCTAGACTAATGACTGAATGCCCTCAATATCGCCTTGATTGTCGGTATAGTCGTCATTGTTGCTCTGCAGTACTAAATTGGGTTGTTAGAGAATCCGCTTATTGTCAATTTCCTGGCTGTAGATGTATTAGGGCAATACATTTACTTCCAGATTTTGCTTTAAGAGCTACTCCTTCTACATTGTCAAATAGGATTATAATTTATAACATTGTAGAGCGTGCAGTTCAAGTGGATCCAAAAGCGGTTACTGCACATGGTTTATAGTGATCTATTTAATTTCTTAGTTTAGATATGAGATGATTTGTGAATCTATTTTAGGTGTAATACATCTTTGTTATTTTACTCACCACAAAATTTGCGCTGCTGCATGGCCACAACTGCTCTTGGTTATAAGATTATAGTTGCCTTTGTGTTATGACCCTGTGGAGAATCTATGGTTCACTGGAATTGTGTTTACTTTCAGAAGAAGACTCTTAGCAGATCTGCCTGTGGAATTAAGTCCCAATTTTGTAGCTATACTTCGTTAGATTATTCCTGTCTTGGACAGGAATTGGTCATTTATAAAGTACTGCTATGTCTAGAAAGCTTCCTGTTGGAATATCTAAAGATTAAAGGTGTACTGAAATGGGGGTTGCATAGTGCTGCTTAAATAGGCTTAGAGCTGTATCTCTCAAACCAATGTCATCTTGGCCAAATCATGGTTCTGTTGATGAACTGCTGACTGTTTGCTTAGACTACTAATAAAGGAGGTTACTAGCGATTACCGTCTCAAAAAAATGAGGTTACTAGTGCTTTGACTCTAGAAGAGCTTATCTGAATACAAGGCTTGGTTAATATGAGTCGAAGACTTGGAACATTCTTGGTGCTAAATTTTCATGCTCTTTCAGACTANNNNNNNNNNNNNNNNNNNNNNNNNNNNNNNNNNNNNNNNNNNNNNNNNNNNNNNNNNNNNNNNNNNNNNNNNNNNNNNNNNNNNNNNNNNNNNNNNNNNNNNNNNNNNNNNNNNNNNNNNNNNNNNNNNNNNNNNNNNNNNNNNNNNNNNNNNNNNNNNNNNNNNNNNNNNNNNNNNNNNNNNNNNNNNNNNNNNNNNNNNNNNNNNNNNNNNNNNNNNNNNNNNNNNNNNNNNNNNNNNNNNNNNNNNNNNNNNNNNNNNNNNNNNNNNNNNNNNNNNNNNNNNNNNNAACATCTTTGGCAATGGAATATAATTACATGAAGCTGATAATTTCTTTAGATAATGATGCCTACTTAAGCGATACTTTTccatttttcttttgttctttttgaTCAGTTGTCTTGCCACTTGAATAAAAGTTTTGATTGGGATCCCATGATTTGCTTCTTTGCTCATGTCCATGGTGCTTTTGTAGCCTTGTTTCACGTAGACAGCTTATAATGCTGCTTTATCTTTCGTCTTTCTTTTTTCTCAGAACTGGGATCATGCAGCAACTTTGTCGTGGCTGTCCTTTGGCTCCAACAGAAtggatttttcttttttcttctccgCTAACAGAGTGGATTTACTCTGGTATAAGCTGTAAAACATTTTAGTAGACATTGTTTTTTCTTTTGTAGGCTTGTATAGAGTGTGTTGTCTGTTGAGAGTCTTGTTACAAGGTGAAACATTAAAAGCACTGGTATGCATTTGGCTTTCCTTCACCTGTCATATTGAAAGCTGCGGTGACAGAGAATCGGCATGCATAGCATTTGGGCTACATGAATTTCAAATATCCACAGATTATGACTCCTGTGTTTGTGCACTTTTTATATATGATAGCACTTGTTGGTGCCAAAACTTTTGCTTGTtttgaaagaaaaaggaaaaaaggagcCCGCGTGGTTGTAAGGTTACTTTAACGTCCATTTGCTTATCTTTACTACATAATTAGATGACCAACAAGTAACAAAATAGCTAGGGCCAAAGCTAAAAATCATATTCTTTTGGTTAGGCCAAGTTAACAAAGATAGCTATGGaaatggtgtttttttttttttttttttgggtagaaAAAGCAACAAAATAGATATGGAATGGTTTTTAACTTGGCCTTAGTGTTTTAAAAGTCGTTTTCAGGGTGAGGCGTACCAAGAACGCCCCAAGGAATAAGCCCCAACCTTCTGGTCATTCGCCTAGGCGTAAGCCCCAACATTCTAGGCATTTCTTTACGCCCCAAGGAATAAGCCCCAACCTTCTGGTCATTCGCCTAGGCGTAAGCCCCAACATTCTAGGCATTTCTTTGGGGCGTAAGGCCTGATGGTATGAACTTCCTAAATAATAATTATAGAACAGTAAACAGCCAGTTTAGATATTCACCTAGAAGGAAGGCTGAATGCCAACATGCGTCTATTATATTGAAAACTTTTCCTAATTTGAACCAAAAttgtttaataattttttttaaaaaaagttaaatatgagttatataattttaactCATTAAATTCTCAaactaaaaatattaaaaatgtTCAAAAAAAATTCTTAATTGTTTATCCTAATTTCATAATCTTTTCTCGTTATTTATGAAGTAACAAATACACTTCTTTTGTTTGCAAAAAGTGCAAACACAAAGCAAAGAGTTTTTGTCCTCAGTCCTCCAATTCTTACTATGCTTCCATGTTTGCATTTTCCttctttatgctttattttcttcaagatttttttttagcATTCTTCAATTTATCTTTTTTCGAGATAGTTTTTAGTTTCAAATTTCTTTTGTCACTCTAGTTTAGATAATGTTTGCAGACTCTATTATGGCTATTTGTATTGGAATGAGTATTAATTTTTTAATCTAATTTTAGGTTTTAAAATAATAACTTTGTATTATTATCATGCATTTTTATCTTTGAATCATTAGGATAAAGTATCATTTTTACTACTCTAATTATGTTTCATCCTAGTCATGTTATTGGTGTAATGCATAGTTACGTCATTTcctttttcaagattttttttatgGTTTGTGGACATGTTAGCATGTTAATAATAGATATATACATCTTCCtactaattttattattttttgatttttaataattttaaagtattttttatttgtatgtttattttattaatttataaaatactaaaaataaaatatCCACGGGGTTTACGCCCCATGCCTCGGGCTTACGCCTCGCCTTACGCCCGCGCCTTTTAAAGCACTGCTTAAGCTAACAATATAGGCATATATGGCTATGGACGACattctttcaccaatttcataTCGCGGAATGGGAGAGTGAAAGCTAAGACATATGTTCAATGTGTTTGCCCATGGACAAGATAGTGAAAAGTAAACTAAAAAAAGTGAGATCGCTTGTTTTGTTTGTTATTGCTTTATTGGCTACATATCAACtgtataagttgtttataatTTAATCTAATCTGGTCTGGTAGTAGTTACGTGATGAACTTTTATCGCTTTCTCATTGATTTCTCTTTCACAATGTAATCTGAAACCACTCAAGTTTTATGGCACAAATTTGAAAATCGGAGAGAGAATTTACTCCCACAAAAGAAAGCGGAAGAGGATAAAAGACTGCAAATACATCTGACAGATACATCAGATTACGGAGGGAAAAGCAGCATAAGATAAATAAAATTGTAGCGAAAAGGTTTCTGATGTGGCCTCGAAACTTACACAGCTAGATAACGAATTGAATGATCCTAAAGATGGGAATTAACCCTTCTTGAACAAATTCACTCTAGAACAACTGGAAAATAGAAAAGAATGAGAATAGAGCTAGAATTGGGTTCTTCCTTTCCTTATGTTCCAAAAAAACATCCTTACATAATGGAGAAGTAGATCTATATAGCTCAATTAGGCGGCAAATGCAGTTACAGCCAAGTAACTGATTTTTGGACTACGTGTGTGTGGTCCACGCGCCTGTAACTAACTCTCCCACGCGCCTGCCTTAACTACCTCTAACTACTTTCTGGACTTCTAACTAATTTCTGGACCTAATCAGTTAACTCCTACCTGTCCAACTAAGCTAATCAATCACATTAGTCAACTAATCACTTACAATTAAAAGGGAATTACAATATTACAATTTGAGCTCATAACaatacccccccccccttcaAGCATCCTTGTCCTCAAGGATTAAAATGAGGAAACCTCTTGGTGAAATCCTGTAGTTCCTCCCATGTACTGTCCTCCTCAGCACAGTTCAACCATTTCACCAAGACTTGAGTGATTGCCCTTCCCCTCCTTTGGGCCAATCTCCTGTCAAGAATAGCTGCAGGGGTCAGCAAAATGTGACCAGAGTCTGAGTGAACCTCTGGTAGTGTGGTAGATGCCATGTGAGAGCCTATCTTCTTCTTTAGCTGAGAGACAtggaaagttggatgaatttttgACCCCCTAGGTAGAGCCAAAGTATAGGCAACAGGTCCTACTGTAGCAGTAACTTGGAAAGGGCCAAAGAACTTAGATGATAGCTTCTGAAAGGAGTGATCTTTGAGAGAGTGTTGCCTGTAAGGCTGCAACTTTACAAAAACCCAATCACCAATCTCAAAAGACCTCTCAGTCCTGTGCTTATCAACCTGCATTTTCATCCTATTCTGAGCCTGAGCCAAGTGAAATTTGAGTTTCCTGAGGGTAGCTTCCCTTGCTTGTAGACTTCTATCAACCATGTCCAGCTGAGAGTCAAAGGGAGGTAGGGTAGTAAGGGGGGTGGTATTTTACCATAAACAGCCTCATAAGGGGACATGTTAATAGCTGAGTGATGGGAAGTGTTATACTAGTACTCAGCAAGGCCTAACTAGCTAGGCCACTCTTTGGGTTTATCAAAAGTCATGCACCTCAAATAACTCTCCAAACACCTGTTCACCACCTCAgtttgcccatcagtttgagggTGGTAGGCACTAGATGTGAGCAAGGAAACCTTATGTAATTTGAATAACTCCATCCAAAATTTGCTGACAAAAACAGGATCTCTATCTGAGACAATAGTCTTAGGCATGCCATGAAGTTTGAATACACCATCCATGAAAAGTTGTGCAACATCCAATGCAGTATATGGATGTTTATGGGCAAAAAAGTGTGCTGCTTTGCTGAGTCTGTCTACCACCACATAGATAGCCTCTTTACCAGCAGCTTTAGGTAAACCTTCTATGAAGTCCATGGAAATATCTTGCCACACTCTTTCAGGAATTGGCAAGGGCTGTAGCAAGCCAGGATATGGAACATTCTCCCTCTTGCACCTTTGGCAAGTGTCACATTCCCTCACAAATGTGTATACATCCTGCTTTATCTTTCTCCAGTAAAATTCTTGTTTGAGTCTATGCAAGGTAGAAGAAATGCCAGAATGACCACCAGAAGCACTTGCATGAAAATGCAGCAACAATTTCTTCCTCGGTGTAGTATCCAACCCAACCATCATCTTGCCCTTCCTGCTTAGCACACCAGCAGTGA
The nucleotide sequence above comes from Lycium barbarum isolate Lr01 chromosome 3, ASM1917538v2, whole genome shotgun sequence. Encoded proteins:
- the LOC132632111 gene encoding thylakoid lumenal 17.4 kDa protein, chloroplastic, which translates into the protein MASISIPLAYKSHALPRSPIYRPHFTTPQLHSPIQIKCSAIKEAGEESSSQLKQLRNVACGFLAAWALTSVSPVIAANQRLPPLSTDPDRCQRAFVGNTIGQANGVYDKPLDLRFCDYTNEKTNLKGKSLAAALMSDAKFDGADMTEVIMSKAYAVGASFKGTDFSNAVLDRVNFAKANLQGASFKNTVLSGSTFNDAQLDGADFEDTIIGYIDLQKICLNKTINEEGRVNLGCR